The following coding sequences are from one Pseudonocardia sp. HH130630-07 window:
- a CDS encoding carbohydrate ABC transporter permease, whose protein sequence is MTTTAPPPARTPPAPPVRSPLRRTLLRGGPLVPGVVLLVLFLAGPVLYSVYLAFTNRALRGEGSDTTSFVGLSNFTDALSSADFWNSIGLTLVFTVVSAIIGQNLLGMALALLMRNASRPVSAVTGAIVVGAWILPEVVVGYLWYTFLAGDGSLNALFGLVGLPDQELLTALPILAVSFANIWRGTAFTMLVYTAALAEIPTEVEEAARIDGAGPVQRFLQVTLPLIRRAIATNLMLITLQTLSVFGLIYVMTAGGPGTSSQTLPLFMYEQAFSYGQLGYGTAVALLLLLLGGAASLAYLRLLAKEDS, encoded by the coding sequence ATGACCACCACCGCGCCGCCGCCGGCCCGGACACCACCGGCCCCGCCCGTCCGCTCCCCGCTGCGGCGCACCCTGCTCCGGGGTGGTCCGCTGGTGCCGGGTGTCGTACTGCTCGTGCTGTTCCTGGCCGGGCCGGTCCTCTACAGCGTCTACCTCGCCTTCACCAACCGGGCGCTGCGCGGCGAGGGCTCGGACACGACGTCGTTCGTCGGGCTCTCGAACTTCACCGACGCCCTGAGCTCGGCCGACTTCTGGAACTCGATCGGCCTGACGCTGGTGTTCACCGTCGTCTCGGCGATCATCGGGCAGAACCTGCTCGGGATGGCGCTGGCGCTGCTCATGCGCAACGCCTCGCGGCCGGTGAGCGCGGTGACCGGGGCGATCGTGGTCGGGGCGTGGATCCTGCCCGAGGTCGTCGTCGGCTACCTCTGGTACACCTTCCTCGCCGGGGACGGCTCGCTGAACGCGCTGTTCGGCCTCGTCGGCCTGCCCGACCAGGAACTGCTCACCGCGCTGCCGATCCTCGCGGTCTCCTTCGCCAACATCTGGCGCGGTACCGCGTTCACCATGCTCGTCTACACCGCGGCGCTCGCCGAGATCCCGACCGAGGTCGAGGAGGCCGCGCGGATCGACGGCGCCGGGCCGGTCCAGCGGTTCCTCCAGGTGACCCTGCCGCTGATCCGGCGCGCGATCGCCACCAACCTGATGCTGATCACCCTGCAGACGCTGTCGGTGTTCGGGCTGATCTACGTGATGACCGCCGGCGGCCCCGGGACGTCCAGCCAGACCCTGCCGCTGTTCATGTACGAGCAGGCGTTCAGCTACGGGCAGCTCGGCTACGGCACCGCGGTGGCCCTGCTCCTGCTGCTGCTCGGCGGCGCCGCCTCGCTCGCCTACCTGCGGCTGCTCGCCAAGGAGGACTCGTGA
- the gatB gene encoding Asp-tRNA(Asn)/Glu-tRNA(Gln) amidotransferase subunit GatB yields the protein MTTTEPELVEFDDVVARFDPVLGIEVHVELSTNTKMFCGCPTAFGAEPNTQVCPVCLGLPGALPVVNRTAVESAIRIGLALNCSIAPWGRFARKNYFYPDMPKNFQTSQYDEPIAVDGFLDLTLDDGEVVRIGIERAHMEEDTGKSLHVGGATGRIHGADHSLLDYNRAGVPLIEIVTKMIPDTGARAPEVARAYVSALRDLVKSLGVSDVRMDQGSMRADVNLSLSPKGGALGTRTETKNVNSLRSVERAVRHEMGRQAGVLDAEGEIVQETRHFDEATGHTRAGRRKETSEDYRYFPEPDLVPIAPSAEWVEELRGTLPELPWERRRRIQAEWGISDEEIRDLVNAGALDLVEATVAAGAPSQDARSWWVSYLAQQANTREVELADLPITPEQVARVIALVAAGELTNKLARQVVDGVLDGEGGPDEVVAARGLKVVSDEGELVAAVDAALAQQPDVAEKIRGGKVAAAGAIVGAVMKATKGQADAKRVRELIIERVGA from the coding sequence GTGACCACGACCGAACCCGAGCTCGTCGAGTTCGACGACGTCGTCGCCCGTTTCGACCCGGTCTTGGGCATCGAGGTGCACGTCGAGCTGTCCACGAACACCAAGATGTTCTGCGGCTGCCCGACCGCGTTCGGCGCCGAGCCCAACACCCAGGTCTGCCCGGTCTGCCTCGGCCTGCCCGGCGCGCTGCCGGTGGTCAACCGGACCGCGGTGGAGTCGGCGATCCGGATCGGCCTGGCGCTGAACTGCTCGATCGCGCCCTGGGGCCGGTTCGCCCGGAAGAACTACTTCTACCCGGACATGCCGAAGAACTTCCAGACCTCCCAGTACGACGAGCCGATCGCGGTCGACGGGTTCCTCGACCTGACCCTGGACGACGGCGAGGTCGTCCGGATCGGCATCGAGCGCGCGCACATGGAGGAGGACACCGGCAAGTCGCTGCACGTGGGCGGCGCGACGGGGCGGATCCACGGCGCCGACCACTCGCTGCTCGACTACAACCGGGCCGGGGTACCGCTGATCGAGATCGTCACGAAGATGATCCCGGACACCGGCGCCCGCGCCCCGGAGGTGGCCCGCGCCTACGTCAGCGCGCTGCGCGACCTGGTGAAGTCGCTCGGCGTCTCCGACGTCCGGATGGACCAGGGCTCGATGCGCGCCGACGTCAACCTGTCGCTGTCGCCGAAGGGCGGCGCGCTGGGCACCCGCACCGAGACCAAGAACGTGAACTCGCTGCGGTCGGTGGAGCGCGCGGTCCGGCACGAGATGGGCCGCCAGGCCGGGGTCCTCGACGCCGAGGGCGAGATCGTCCAGGAGACCCGGCACTTCGACGAGGCCACCGGGCACACCCGGGCCGGGCGGCGCAAGGAGACCTCGGAGGACTACCGGTACTTCCCGGAGCCGGACCTGGTCCCGATCGCGCCCAGCGCCGAGTGGGTGGAGGAGCTGCGCGGCACGCTGCCGGAGCTGCCCTGGGAGCGCCGCCGCCGGATCCAGGCCGAGTGGGGGATCTCCGACGAGGAGATCCGCGACCTGGTCAACGCCGGTGCGCTGGACCTGGTCGAGGCGACCGTCGCGGCCGGTGCGCCGTCCCAGGACGCCCGGTCCTGGTGGGTCTCCTACCTGGCCCAGCAGGCCAACACCCGCGAGGTGGAGCTCGCCGACCTGCCGATCACCCCGGAGCAGGTGGCCCGGGTGATCGCGCTGGTCGCGGCCGGGGAGCTGACCAACAAGCTGGCCCGCCAGGTCGTCGACGGCGTGCTCGACGGCGAGGGCGGCCCGGACGAGGTCGTCGCCGCCCGCGGCCTGAAGGTCGTCTCCGACGAGGGTGAGCTGGTCGCCGCCGTCGACGCGGCGCTGGCCCAGCAGCCGGACGTCGCGGAGAAGATCCGCGGCGGCAAGGTCGCCGCCGCCGGGGCCATCGTCGGTGCGGTCATGAAGGCCACGAAGGGTCAGGCCGACGCCAAGCGGGTGCGCGAGCTGATCATCGAGCGGGTCGGGGCCTGA
- the gatC gene encoding Asp-tRNA(Asn)/Glu-tRNA(Gln) amidotransferase subunit GatC, translated as MTADSAPRTGPGGSITRDEVAHLARLARLAVTEDELDVFAGQLDVIIGSVARVGEIAADDIPPTSHVVPLENVFRPDEQRPGLDQQQALAGAPAAEQGRFRVPRILGEEQ; from the coding sequence ATGACCGCCGATTCCGCGCCGCGGACAGGACCGGGCGGGTCCATCACCCGGGACGAGGTCGCGCACCTCGCCCGGCTGGCCCGGCTCGCCGTCACCGAGGACGAGCTGGACGTGTTCGCCGGCCAGCTCGACGTGATCATCGGGTCGGTGGCCCGGGTCGGGGAGATCGCGGCCGACGACATCCCGCCGACCTCGCACGTCGTCCCGCTGGAGAACGTGTTCCGGCCCGACGAGCAGCGCCCCGGCCTGGACCAGCAGCAGGCCCTCGCGGGCGCGCCGGCCGCCGAGCAGGGCCGGTTCCGGGTCCCGCGGATCCTGGGGGAGGAACAGTGA
- the gatA gene encoding Asp-tRNA(Asn)/Glu-tRNA(Gln) amidotransferase subunit GatA encodes MTAAELAGRIHAREVSAVDAAQAHLDRIAAVDGGERGVHAFLHVGAESALASAARVDSRLAAGHAPESPLAGVPLALKDVFTTSDMPTTCGSKILDGWQPPYDATVTERLRAAGITILGKTNMDEFAMGSSTEHSAYGVTRNPWDTSRVPGGSGGGSAAALAAHEAPLAIGTDTGGSIRQPAAFTGTVGVKPTYGGVSRYGLVACASSLDQAGPCARTVLDAALLHEVIGGHDPRDSTSIDAPVPGVVAAAREGASGDLSGLKVGVVRELGGEGYQPGVRAAFDASLRRLEKLGAEIVEVSCPHFEYGMAAYYLILPSEVSSNLARFDAMRYGLRAAEGRSAEEVMANTREQGFGPEVKRRIMLGTYALSSGYYDAYYGQAQKVRTLIGRDFDAAFGQADVLVSPTTPTVPFAIGDKVDDPLAMYLNDLATIPTNLAGVAGMSVPNGISDGLPVGLQIMAPALGEAVMYRVGAAFEAARDADDGGPLIARVPEVSP; translated from the coding sequence ATGACGGCCGCCGAGCTGGCCGGGCGGATCCACGCGAGGGAGGTCTCCGCGGTCGACGCCGCCCAGGCCCACCTGGACCGCATCGCCGCCGTCGACGGTGGTGAGCGCGGTGTGCACGCGTTCCTGCACGTCGGCGCCGAGTCCGCGCTGGCGAGCGCGGCCCGGGTCGACTCCAGGCTGGCCGCCGGGCACGCCCCGGAGTCCCCGCTGGCCGGGGTACCGCTGGCGCTCAAGGACGTGTTCACCACGTCCGACATGCCCACCACCTGCGGCTCGAAGATCCTCGACGGCTGGCAGCCGCCGTACGACGCGACGGTCACCGAGCGGCTGCGCGCCGCCGGCATCACCATCCTCGGCAAGACCAACATGGACGAGTTCGCGATGGGCTCCTCCACCGAGCACTCGGCGTACGGCGTCACCCGCAACCCGTGGGACACCTCGCGGGTGCCGGGCGGGTCCGGTGGCGGGTCCGCGGCCGCGCTGGCCGCGCACGAGGCGCCGCTGGCGATCGGCACCGACACCGGTGGCTCGATCCGCCAGCCGGCCGCCTTCACCGGCACCGTGGGCGTCAAGCCGACCTACGGCGGGGTCTCCCGCTACGGACTGGTCGCCTGCGCGTCGTCGCTGGACCAGGCCGGGCCGTGCGCGCGCACCGTGCTCGACGCGGCCCTGCTGCACGAGGTCATCGGTGGGCACGACCCGCGCGACTCGACCTCGATCGACGCACCCGTGCCCGGCGTCGTCGCGGCCGCCCGCGAGGGCGCGTCCGGCGACCTGTCCGGGCTGAAGGTCGGCGTGGTGCGCGAGCTGGGCGGCGAGGGCTACCAGCCCGGCGTCCGCGCGGCGTTCGACGCGTCGCTGCGCCGGTTGGAGAAGCTCGGCGCCGAGATCGTCGAGGTGTCCTGCCCGCACTTCGAGTACGGGATGGCCGCCTACTACCTGATCCTGCCGAGCGAGGTGTCGTCGAACCTGGCCCGGTTCGACGCCATGCGCTACGGCCTGCGCGCCGCCGAGGGGCGGTCCGCGGAGGAGGTCATGGCGAACACCCGCGAGCAGGGCTTCGGCCCCGAGGTGAAGCGCCGGATCATGCTCGGGACCTACGCGCTGTCCTCGGGCTACTACGACGCCTACTACGGCCAGGCCCAGAAGGTCCGCACCCTGATCGGCCGGGACTTCGACGCGGCCTTCGGCCAGGCCGACGTGCTGGTCTCGCCGACCACGCCGACCGTGCCGTTCGCGATCGGGGACAAGGTCGACGACCCGCTGGCCATGTACCTCAACGACCTGGCCACGATCCCGACGAACCTGGCCGGGGTGGCCGGGATGTCGGTGCCGAACGGCATCTCCGACGGGCTGCCCGTCGGCCTGCAGATCATGGCCCCCGCCCTGGGCGAGGCCGTCATGTACCGCGTCGGTGCGGCCTTCGAGGCCGCCCGTGACGCCGACGACGGCGGTCCCCTGATCGCGCGCGTTCCGGAGGTGTCCCCGTGA
- a CDS encoding extracellular solute-binding protein yields the protein MSPPSPPRGISRRTLLGAAGAALMAAPVLSGCGADTRPPGSLRVSFQRWGGAEATARFLDSAAAEFTAARPGTSVDIVPLVAPENDYFTKNELMMASARTAPDVVYEDTFILKADIAAGYLRPLDDYVAEWPLWDAYVDVAKDAVRGEDGRVYAIPGPTDTRAIWYHRGVLERAGIPTPWNPRTWDDVLTAARAIRDRVPDVVPALLYSGKAQGEKASMQGLQMLFNGTGSVLYDESTRRWTTGAAGMRSALGFLHTLYGEGLGPSLEEALDPNLTETVYTSWMPEGAVGMVVDGNWIAQYWDDWPEWNQELGLARMPTQHGQGRGFVTLSGGMSWALPARAADPDLAWQLLTTMMGTPNATAWTVGDNKLANRSDVVSAPDYADCSPVTGFFTDLVPHADYRPALAPYPQISSAIQAATEAVMTGASSPESAADGYDAALTEIVGAGATAPEART from the coding sequence ATGTCCCCACCATCACCACCGCGCGGGATCTCCCGGCGGACCCTGCTCGGCGCGGCCGGTGCCGCGCTGATGGCGGCACCGGTGCTCTCCGGGTGCGGCGCGGACACGCGCCCACCCGGGAGCCTGCGGGTGTCGTTCCAGCGCTGGGGCGGTGCCGAGGCCACCGCCCGGTTCCTCGACTCCGCGGCCGCCGAGTTCACCGCGGCCCGCCCGGGCACGTCGGTGGACATCGTGCCGCTGGTCGCCCCGGAGAACGACTACTTCACCAAGAACGAGCTGATGATGGCGTCCGCCCGGACCGCGCCGGACGTGGTCTACGAGGACACCTTCATCCTCAAGGCCGACATCGCCGCGGGCTACCTGCGCCCGCTCGACGACTACGTCGCCGAGTGGCCGCTGTGGGACGCCTACGTCGACGTCGCGAAGGACGCCGTGCGCGGTGAGGACGGCCGGGTGTACGCCATCCCGGGCCCCACCGACACCCGGGCGATCTGGTACCACCGCGGGGTCCTCGAACGCGCCGGGATCCCGACGCCGTGGAACCCGCGCACCTGGGACGACGTGCTGACCGCCGCGCGGGCGATCCGCGACCGGGTCCCCGACGTCGTCCCCGCGCTGCTCTACTCGGGCAAGGCCCAGGGCGAGAAGGCCAGCATGCAGGGCCTGCAGATGCTGTTCAACGGGACCGGCTCGGTGCTCTACGACGAGTCCACCCGGCGCTGGACGACCGGCGCCGCCGGGATGCGCTCGGCACTGGGCTTCCTGCACACGCTCTACGGCGAGGGCCTCGGCCCGTCGCTGGAGGAGGCACTGGACCCGAACCTGACCGAGACCGTCTACACCTCGTGGATGCCGGAGGGAGCGGTCGGGATGGTCGTCGACGGCAACTGGATCGCCCAGTACTGGGACGACTGGCCGGAGTGGAACCAGGAACTGGGGCTCGCCCGGATGCCCACCCAGCACGGGCAGGGCCGCGGGTTCGTGACGCTGTCCGGCGGCATGTCCTGGGCTCTGCCCGCCCGGGCAGCGGATCCGGACCTGGCCTGGCAGCTGCTGACGACGATGATGGGCACCCCGAACGCCACCGCCTGGACGGTCGGGGACAACAAGCTCGCCAACCGCAGCGACGTGGTCTCCGCACCGGACTACGCCGACTGCTCCCCGGTCACCGGGTTCTTCACCGACCTGGTCCCGCACGCCGACTACCGGCCGGCACTCGCGCCGTACCCGCAGATCTCCTCGGCGATCCAGGCCGCCACCGAGGCCGTCATGACCGGGGCGTCCAGCCCGGAGAGCGCGGCCGACGGCTACGACGCCGCCCTCACCGAGATCGTCGGGGCCGGGGCGACCGCGCCGGAGGCACGCACATGA
- a CDS encoding alpha-mannosidase gives MQQETPVHDRTRFVADRLRRFRLEHLGRARYRSTVPLQVRAWEVPGEPVPFDEAVTRDYTPFPVGAGHASAWGRPWGTVWFHATGTVPPAWRDVPGTRVEVVVDLGFTADNPGFQTEATAWSPQGTIIKGIEPRNAHVPVTGDDVDLYLEAAANPRIAEHGWFVPTPLGDPATAGTDPLYSLQQVDIGLLDETVWELEQDLFVLEGWLDRLDPESARHTTIVSGIEDALDVLDPRDLTGTAGPARERLAPALAAPATASAHRVVATGHAHIDSAWLWPVRETVRKCARTFSNVLALAEEDPTLRFSCSSAQQYQWIRDGYPELWSRLRAAVAAGTFVPVGGMWVESDTNMPGGEALARQLVEGKRFFLDELGVEPMEVWLPDSFGYTAALPQLVRASGSRWFLTQKISWNDTNRMPHHTFQWEGLDGTRVFTHFPPVDTYNSVLSPEELDRAQRQYREKGRAGTSLVPFGYGDGGGGPNREMLAAARRQADLEGAPRVRVGTSAEFFAEAEAEYADPPVWSGELYLEYHRGTYTSQARTKQGNRRCEHLLREAELWAATATVRTGAEYPAADLRRLWQLVLLQQFHDILPGSSIAWVHQDAERNYAAVSAELETIVSGALAALAGDGDGVLHANAGPFDRDGAPALGIGTAAAPAAAEPAVTRTDDGWRIANDRLSVLVGDDGRVHALHDLAADRAVLAPGETAGLHLFGDIPNEWDAWDVDRHYRRMEIALPPAKSVDEVPRGVRAVVGFGDSTVTTEYTLAPGGRSLEVTVHAEWHERQKLLKLAFPLDVHAERATSEIQFGHLHRPLHANTSWDAARFETCAHRFVHVGEPGYGVALANDATYGHDVTRSAREGARGTTAGTTTWLRASVLRAPQFPDPQADSGSHTLHYSLTPGAEIPDAVREGYRMNLPVREVRGSGPVEPLVTVDGDGVVVEAVKLADDGSGDVVVRLYEAYGNRADARIGTGFDCSGAVETDLLERPLEGPEALSDGLRLRLRPFQISTLRLRRG, from the coding sequence ATGCAGCAGGAGACCCCCGTGCACGACCGCACCCGTTTCGTCGCCGACCGTCTGCGGCGCTTCCGTCTCGAGCACCTCGGGCGGGCCCGCTACCGCAGCACGGTCCCCCTCCAGGTCCGGGCCTGGGAGGTGCCCGGGGAGCCCGTCCCGTTCGACGAGGCGGTGACCCGGGACTACACCCCGTTCCCCGTCGGAGCCGGGCACGCCTCGGCCTGGGGGCGGCCGTGGGGGACCGTCTGGTTCCACGCCACCGGCACCGTGCCGCCGGCCTGGCGGGACGTACCGGGGACCCGGGTGGAGGTCGTCGTCGACCTCGGGTTCACCGCGGACAACCCCGGCTTCCAGACCGAGGCCACGGCGTGGTCGCCGCAGGGCACGATCATCAAGGGGATCGAGCCGCGCAACGCGCACGTGCCGGTCACCGGCGACGACGTCGACCTCTACCTCGAGGCCGCCGCGAACCCGCGGATCGCCGAGCACGGCTGGTTCGTGCCGACCCCGCTCGGGGACCCCGCCACCGCGGGCACCGACCCGCTGTACTCGCTGCAGCAGGTCGACATCGGCCTGCTCGACGAGACGGTGTGGGAGCTGGAGCAGGACCTGTTCGTCCTGGAGGGCTGGCTGGACCGGCTGGACCCGGAGTCCGCCCGGCACACGACGATCGTCTCCGGCATCGAGGACGCGCTCGACGTGCTCGACCCGCGCGACCTCACCGGCACCGCGGGCCCGGCACGGGAGCGGCTCGCCCCGGCGCTGGCCGCACCCGCGACGGCGAGCGCGCACCGGGTCGTCGCCACCGGGCACGCGCACATCGACTCGGCGTGGCTGTGGCCGGTCCGCGAGACCGTCCGCAAGTGCGCCCGCACCTTCTCCAACGTCCTCGCGCTCGCGGAGGAGGACCCGACGCTGCGGTTCTCCTGCTCCTCGGCGCAGCAGTACCAGTGGATCCGCGACGGCTATCCCGAGCTGTGGTCGCGGCTGCGCGCCGCGGTCGCCGCCGGCACGTTCGTCCCGGTCGGCGGCATGTGGGTCGAGTCCGACACCAACATGCCCGGCGGCGAGGCACTGGCCCGCCAGCTCGTCGAGGGCAAGCGGTTCTTCCTCGACGAGCTCGGCGTCGAGCCGATGGAGGTCTGGCTGCCGGACTCGTTCGGCTACACCGCGGCGCTGCCGCAGCTCGTGCGGGCGTCCGGGTCGCGGTGGTTCCTGACCCAGAAGATCTCCTGGAACGACACCAACCGGATGCCGCACCACACCTTCCAGTGGGAGGGTCTCGACGGCACCCGGGTGTTCACCCACTTCCCGCCGGTCGACACCTACAACTCGGTGCTGTCGCCCGAGGAGCTCGACCGCGCCCAGCGCCAGTACCGGGAGAAGGGCCGGGCCGGCACCTCGCTCGTCCCGTTCGGCTACGGCGACGGCGGTGGCGGCCCCAACCGGGAGATGCTGGCCGCCGCCCGCCGCCAGGCGGACCTGGAGGGCGCCCCGCGGGTGCGGGTCGGCACGTCGGCGGAGTTCTTCGCCGAGGCCGAGGCCGAGTACGCCGACCCGCCGGTCTGGTCAGGCGAGCTGTACCTGGAGTACCACCGCGGCACCTACACCTCGCAGGCCCGCACCAAGCAGGGCAACCGGCGCTGCGAGCACCTGCTGCGCGAGGCCGAGCTGTGGGCCGCGACCGCGACCGTCCGCACCGGCGCGGAGTACCCGGCCGCGGACCTGCGCCGGCTCTGGCAGCTGGTGCTGCTGCAGCAGTTCCACGACATCCTGCCCGGCAGCTCCATCGCCTGGGTGCACCAGGACGCCGAGCGGAACTACGCCGCCGTGTCCGCCGAGCTGGAGACCATCGTCTCCGGCGCGCTGGCCGCGCTCGCCGGGGACGGCGACGGCGTGCTGCACGCCAACGCCGGCCCGTTCGACCGCGACGGTGCGCCGGCGCTCGGGATCGGCACCGCGGCCGCGCCGGCCGCGGCCGAACCGGCCGTGACCCGCACCGACGACGGCTGGCGGATCGCGAACGACCGGCTCTCCGTGCTCGTCGGGGACGACGGCCGGGTGCACGCCCTGCACGACCTGGCCGCCGACCGGGCGGTGCTCGCCCCCGGCGAGACCGCCGGGCTGCACCTGTTCGGTGACATCCCGAACGAGTGGGACGCCTGGGACGTCGACCGGCACTACCGCCGGATGGAGATCGCGCTGCCGCCCGCGAAGTCGGTGGACGAGGTCCCCCGGGGTGTCCGGGCCGTCGTCGGGTTCGGCGACAGCACGGTCACCACCGAGTACACCCTCGCCCCCGGCGGCCGGAGCCTCGAGGTCACCGTGCACGCCGAGTGGCACGAGCGGCAGAAGCTGCTCAAGCTCGCGTTCCCGCTGGACGTGCACGCCGAGCGGGCCACCTCGGAGATCCAGTTCGGGCACCTGCACCGCCCGCTGCACGCCAACACGTCCTGGGACGCGGCCCGCTTCGAGACCTGCGCGCACCGGTTCGTGCACGTCGGTGAGCCGGGGTACGGGGTGGCGCTGGCCAACGACGCCACCTACGGCCACGACGTCACCCGGTCCGCGCGCGAGGGCGCGCGCGGCACCACGGCCGGGACGACGACGTGGCTGCGGGCCTCGGTGCTGCGCGCGCCGCAGTTCCCCGACCCGCAGGCCGACTCGGGCTCGCACACCCTGCACTACAGCCTCACCCCCGGCGCGGAGATCCCGGACGCGGTCCGGGAGGGCTACCGGATGAACCTGCCGGTGCGCGAGGTGCGCGGGTCCGGGCCGGTCGAGCCACTGGTCACCGTCGACGGCGACGGTGTGGTGGTCGAGGCGGTCAAGCTCGCCGACGACGGCAGCGGGGACGTCGTCGTCCGGCTGTACGAGGCGTACGGCAACCGCGCCGACGCCCGGATCGGCACCGGCTTCGACTGCAGCGGTGCGGTCGAGACCGACCTGCTCGAACGTCCGCTGGAGGGTCCCGAGGCGCTCTCCGACGGACTGCGGCTGCGGCTGCGCCCGTTCCAGATCAGCACGCTGCGGCTGCGCCGCGGCTGA
- a CDS encoding carbohydrate ABC transporter permease: MTVTSAPPVAADPAAPGPPLVAPGRRRRPGPADVVLLVIAAFFAIPLAWVVLASFDGEASLAVAWPSAPTLDNYAAVLNTDTTFRPMWNSVVLCGGATLVTVVCAVLAAYPLSRYRSRASRPFLLTIVFATGLPITAIMIPVYALFVQVNLVDSMPAAILFLATSALPHAIFLTKGFMDAVPVEIEEAAWTDGATTMRTLWSVVLPLMRPGVAVVTIFTLVQTWGNFFVPFMLLLTPDKLPAAVSLFTFSSQYGQVAYGQLAAFSILYSAPVVVLYLLLGRRLGSGFTATGGLKA, translated from the coding sequence GTGACCGTCACCTCCGCACCCCCCGTCGCCGCCGACCCGGCGGCACCGGGCCCGCCGCTCGTCGCCCCCGGCCGGCGCCGCCGCCCGGGACCGGCCGACGTCGTGCTGCTGGTCATCGCGGCGTTCTTCGCGATCCCGCTGGCCTGGGTCGTGCTGGCCTCGTTCGACGGCGAGGCGTCGCTCGCCGTCGCCTGGCCGTCGGCACCGACCCTGGACAACTACGCGGCGGTGCTGAACACCGACACCACGTTCCGCCCGATGTGGAACTCGGTGGTGCTGTGCGGCGGCGCCACGCTGGTCACCGTGGTCTGCGCGGTGCTCGCGGCCTACCCGCTCTCGCGCTACCGCAGCCGGGCCAGCCGCCCGTTCCTGCTGACGATCGTGTTCGCCACCGGCCTGCCGATCACCGCCATCATGATCCCGGTCTACGCACTGTTCGTGCAGGTCAACCTGGTCGACTCGATGCCGGCCGCGATCCTGTTCCTGGCCACGTCGGCGTTGCCGCACGCGATCTTCCTGACCAAGGGGTTCATGGACGCGGTGCCGGTCGAGATCGAGGAGGCGGCCTGGACCGACGGGGCGACGACGATGCGCACCCTGTGGTCGGTCGTGCTGCCGCTGATGCGGCCGGGCGTCGCCGTCGTCACGATCTTCACGCTGGTGCAGACGTGGGGGAACTTCTTCGTCCCGTTCATGCTGCTGCTCACCCCGGACAAGCTCCCGGCCGCGGTCAGCCTGTTCACGTTCTCCTCGCAGTACGGCCAGGTCGCCTACGGCCAGCTGGCCGCGTTCTCGATCCTGTACTCGGCCCCGGTCGTGGTCCTGTACCTGCTGCTGGGCCGGCGCCTGGGCAGCGGCTTCACCGCCACCGGCGGCCTGAAGGCCTGA
- a CDS encoding ROK family transcriptional regulator yields the protein MLDALRRARHGLSRTGLSERTGLSAQSITNIVRRLVERGLVVERAPAVPHGRGRPSGLLELDPAGRYAVGVHVDPTVTAVALVDLTAAVVASRRTVAASASTPEELVGAIAEAVGEVVDGVDPGRLLGVGVATPGPIDAGAGAVVGAPLLPGWDRVELRTLVRDATGLPVVMHKDAAAAAVGELWQDPDPADFVFLYLGTGLGAGFVVNGELLPGSTDNAGEIGHLMVAPDGPRCHCGSDGCVGASSMPRTLVGEAVVAGVLDPLPHEAGDGEIDAAFTRLCTAAAGDPAARAVLERSAARLARAAVTLCNALDVGAVVVGGPAWSRTEPVYLPILRDVAAATTEARRVHEVAVRTSAVGDDSAVVGAACLVLEHSFSPRPATLLIR from the coding sequence GTGCTGGACGCGCTGCGGCGCGCCCGGCACGGCCTGTCCCGGACCGGGCTGAGCGAGCGCACCGGGCTGTCCGCGCAGTCGATCACGAACATCGTGCGCCGGCTGGTGGAGCGGGGCCTGGTCGTGGAGCGCGCCCCGGCGGTCCCGCACGGCCGGGGCCGGCCGTCCGGTCTGCTCGAGCTGGACCCGGCCGGGCGGTACGCGGTGGGCGTGCACGTCGACCCGACGGTGACCGCGGTCGCGCTGGTCGACCTCACCGCGGCCGTCGTCGCCTCCCGCCGGACGGTCGCGGCCTCGGCCAGCACACCGGAGGAACTGGTGGGGGCGATCGCCGAGGCCGTCGGCGAGGTCGTCGACGGCGTCGATCCCGGGCGGCTGCTCGGGGTCGGCGTCGCGACGCCGGGACCGATCGACGCCGGCGCCGGTGCCGTGGTCGGGGCGCCGCTGCTGCCGGGCTGGGACCGGGTCGAGCTGCGCACCCTGGTCCGGGACGCCACCGGGCTGCCGGTCGTCATGCACAAGGACGCCGCGGCCGCCGCCGTCGGGGAGCTGTGGCAGGACCCGGACCCCGCAGACTTCGTGTTCCTCTACCTCGGCACCGGCCTCGGCGCCGGGTTCGTGGTGAACGGCGAGCTGCTGCCCGGCAGCACCGACAACGCCGGCGAGATCGGGCACCTGATGGTGGCCCCGGACGGCCCGCGCTGCCACTGCGGCTCCGACGGCTGCGTGGGGGCGAGCAGCATGCCCCGCACGCTGGTCGGCGAGGCCGTGGTGGCCGGGGTGCTGGATCCGCTGCCGCACGAGGCGGGCGACGGGGAGATCGACGCCGCCTTCACCCGGCTCTGCACGGCCGCGGCCGGCGACCCGGCGGCGCGCGCCGTGCTGGAGCGTTCCGCCGCCCGGCTGGCCCGGGCCGCGGTCACCCTGTGCAACGCGCTCGACGTGGGCGCGGTCGTCGTCGGCGGGCCCGCGTGGTCCCGGACCGAGCCGGTCTACCTGCCGATCCTGCGCGACGTCGCCGCGGCCACCACCGAGGCCCGCCGGGTGCACGAGGTGGCCGTGCGCACCAGTGCCGTGGGCGACGACTCCGCGGTGGTCGGCGCCGCCTGCCTGGTCCTGGAGCACTCCTTCTCCCCGCGCCCGGCCACCCTGCTCATCCGCTGA